In Myxococcales bacterium, the DNA window GCGTCCGGATACGCGCAAAACCCGCGGCTCTTCGCCGCTTGTTTGAGCCGCTCCCACTCGGGCCCGGCGTCGAGCCGATCCACGATCTTCGCGCTATCGTCAGCGTTCTTCCGGTAGCGGCTCTCGGAGATCCAGACCACACCCACCGGCACGTCGCCCTGCGTGCGCACTGCCCAGAATCCGCCGCCCACGCCGCACGCGATCATCCGCCCGAGCTCGGGCTCGCTCTCCTCAGGCAACCTGACACCGGTCAGCGACGTGTGGCGCGTGAGCAGCGTGCGCTCACCGCTCGTCGACAGCGTTCGGCTCATCACGACGCGTCCGTCAGGGGCACGCTCTCCTCGCTCCTGAAGATCGTCCAAATAGAACACGGCGTGCTCGCCGTCCGTATCCACCATGCGGCGTGCCGCGTCCGGTGTCCCGCTGAAGAACTCGTCGAGCCCGGCGTCCGGCCACGCTCGATCCAGGCGGCTGACCCAGTCGGCAGTGTTCTCGCCGAGGTCACTCGCGGCAATGCGATGCCGCCCCGTCTTCGGGCAGAGCACGGGATTCAGCTTGAAGCTCTCGAGCTCCCCGGCGACGCGGGCGAGCTCGATCACCCCTTCCAGACGCGAGGGCAACCCGCTCGGAAAGACCGTCGCGGTCAGCTCCTCGACCAGGGCACGGCGCGCCAGCGCGTCGGCCCGTTTACGCGCCGCTCGCAGCGCGCCCTTGTCCACGCCGAGCGAGTGGAAGATCTGTCGTTCCTGTGCGTCCTGGAAGATCCGATAGTGCTGGTCCGCTGCGTATTGACCGCTGGTGAGATAGACGAACGCGCGCAGCGGTGTGGAGACCGAGTCGGCAAGGATCTCCTGGTGGGCTTCCCAGAAGAAGCCGTTCACCGAGCGGTTGTTGCCGTACCAGTAGCGCGCGAGCCGCAGGTAGGCTCGGTACTCTTCCCGCAGTCGCGCCTCGTAGCGCTCGAACGCACCACCGGCGTCGCCCGGGTCGCGCAGAGCGGTCAGCACGGCGAGAGCTGCGCTCGCCGCCCCGCGCACCGCAAAGTCGACCCCACCGGACAGGATCGGGTCCACGAAACACGCGGCGTCACCGACCATGATGAAACCCTCGCCGGTCAGCTTCTTGTGCGCGAAAGACCAATCCTTTGCGAAGAAGTAGTCGTTGCCATCGGCCTGGTTGACGAGGCGGCTCCCGGCGAGAGGCAGCTCCGCTTCGGCGACGAGCTCGCGGAAGCGCGCCGGATCGATGCGCGCGCGCTCGCGAACCACCACGCCCACGCTCGTGCGCTCGGCGCTGACGGGAATGAACCACACCCAGCCTTCGCGGATGGCAACGACCAGCTGCACGTGGCGCGAGAGCGGTCCGGGTACACCGCCGGCGCCGTCGTAATAGGCGTAGGTTGCGGTCGCACGCATGTCGGGCACGTCGGTGGTAAGCCCGAACGCGCGACCCAGAAAGCAGCGTTGCCCGCTGGCGTCGACCACAAAGCGCGCGCGCAGGCTCTCACCACTCGCAAGCTTCACACCGACCGTGCGTCCGTCTTCCACGAGCGGTGCATCGACGCTGACGCCTTGTCGAACATCGACACCCCGCCGAATCGCTTCGCCGAGCAGGAGCTCGTCGAAGACCGAACGCTCGACCTGCCAGGCGTGTTCGTAGTCACCCGCCAGCAGCTTCTCTTCGCTCAGCGTCGGCAAGTCGTGGGACAGGCGCTCGTCGAACAGGATGCTCCAGGGCTCCCGCGATTGTCCCCAGACGTACGTGGCGCCGTACTTGCGAGCGAATCCCGCGGCCGCGATGGCGGGACCGAGGCCGAGGTAGTCGTCGAGCAGATCGGTCACGGCCGGCTGCAGCGATTCGCCCACGTGATGCCTGGGGAAATGCTCCTGCTCGAGCAGCACGACGCGCAGTCCTTCCCGCGCGAGGATCGCCGCCGCAGTCGCGCCCGCGGGTCCCCCACCGACGACGATGACCTCGGGCGTCATGAAGGGGGATCATGCCACGAAGCGCGGACTTCGGGGCCGGGCTGGACGTTGCGCGTCTCCGCGAGGAAATCGAGGTCTGCGAGGGCGAGCCGGACCGGCAAGCCGTCCCTGCCGCCCTGGGCGACGTTGAGGCCGCTGGCCTCACAGTATCTCATCGCGCTGCCGGCAAGGCATCTACGGAAGATTCGGCGCGCCGGGCCCCATCCAACAGGTCGAGATGAGAGCGCGGGGCCTACTCTCGATGGGCACCCAATAGCCGAGAGCCGGGGGCGGCACCGCCGACCGATCTCACACCGGCGGTGGAAGTGCGTTCGGTGGCAGAGGCAGCGCTGCTCGAAACGGGCCGCGTTCGACGCCGATCAGGGTTCGCAGCATGAGTCCGCGGAGTACCGGCATGCGGCACAGCGGCCCCATGAAGACGTCGCGCAAGACCGCGAGGGTTCGAGAGCCGGACTGGAAGAACGGTGTGAGAAAACGCGTCGCCCACTGGTAGTACGCGAGGTGGGTGCGTCGCTCGCGAGAGTACGCAGCCAACCCTTCATCGAGCGTGTCGTGGCTGGCCACACACTCGGAAAGGACCAGGGCATCGACCAACGCCAGGTTCGCCCCCTGACCCAGTTGCGGGCTCGTTGCGTGGGCGGCATCACCCAGAAACACCACGCCGCGGTCGTGCCAGGGCCGCATGGCGATGTCGTGGTAGCGCGCGTAGAGCAGCTGCTCGATGTGCTCGATCTGAGCGAGCACGGGTTCGGCGCGGGGCTCGAGCTCGGCGACGCGGGTCTTCCACGCACCGAGCCCCGCGGCGCGCAAGGTCTCGACCTCCTGCGCGCGCACACTCCAGAACAAACTCACGCGCGGCACCCTGCCTTCGGGTCCGAAGCCCGACGGCAGAAACCCCAGCATGGTCGTCGCGCGCTCGACGACCTGAAACAGCACGCCGCGAAAGCTCTCGTCGGGATCCTCGGCGATGAACCACAGCGCGCCCCATGGATACTCCTTCGCGTGCCGAAGCCCGACGTGGCCGGAGCGCAGTCGCGAGCGGGCGCCGTCCGCGACCACGACCAAATCGAAGGGCCCATGCGTGCCGCCCTCCCCGTCGGTCAACGTGCATCCGTCACCGTCGCGGCGTTGGGCCTCGATAGTGACCCCGCACCGCACGGAGATACGAGGCTCCGTCCGCGCGGCAGCCAAGAGCTCGGTGAACAGCACCCCGCGATGCAGTCCCAAGCCGAAACGATCCGCTCCGGCTCGTCCGTAGGACAGATCGAGCACGGTTCGCCTCGAGTGTGTGACGGCGTGAAGCCGATCGACCCGCGCGCCACGGGCCAGGATCGCGTTCGCGAGTCCGAGGCGTGCGAGCACCGAGAGCCCGGTGGGCTGCAGCAAGATGCCGGCGCCAATTGCGGCGGGCGCGGGGACTGCCTCGAACAGCGTCACCTCGTGACCCGCACGGGCCAAGAACAGCGCGGCCGCCGTGCCCGCGGTTCCGGCCCCCACCACCCCAACACGAAGAGTCGAGTGCAAGCCGTCGATCCTAGAACACCGATCAGCTTGCGCTGCTCGTGTTCTAGGATCTTTACGTTGGGGCTGCGCCCCAAACCCCCGGCCTTCGGCCGTGCGCGCTCCGCGCGCGAGCGCCGAACACCTTGCAAGTCCCGGAAAACAAACGACGTTCAACCTGTTCGGCGCTCTAGGCGAAGTCGTCGGCGCTCCGCGGGCAATTGCCGACAGGCCCGCAACGCATTGCCGAGACGCTTGACACGCGCCGGGCCTTACTATAACCATATGGTTATATACAGCGGCCCCCAATGAACGCCTCGGAACGGCTCGATCACACCTTCGCCGCGCTGGCGGACCCGACGCGGCGCGCGATCCTGGCGCGGCTGGCCCGGGGCGAAGCCTCGGTGAACGAGCTGTTGGAGCCGTTCGACATGAGCCAGCCAGCGATCTCCAAGCACCTGAAGATGCTCGAGCGCGCGGGCTTGGTCTCGGTCGGGCGCGACGCGCAACGTCGCCCGCGACGCATCGAGGCCAAGCCTCTTGCAGACGCGAGCGCGTGGCTCGAGCGCTACCGGGACATCTGGGAGGCGAACTTCGAGCGACTGGACACGCTGCTTGCCGAGCTGCAGGCCAAACCAGTCGGACGCAACCGAAAGAAGAAGTGAGGCAGAGGTAGATGCAAAAGATCACACCGTTCCTGTGGTTCGACCACGGCAAGCTGAAAGAGGCGCTCGAGCACTACGTGTCGGTGTTCAAGGACGGACGGATCACCGCGCTGACGCCCATGTTCGGCAGCTTCGAGATCATGGGCCAGCGCTTCATGGCGCTGAGCGGAGGGCCGGAGTTCAAGTTCAACGAGGCGGTGTCGTTCTTCATCTCCTGCGACGACCAGGCGGAGGTCGACTACTACTGGGAGCGGCTGACTGCCGACGGTGGGGCGGAGAGTCAGTGCGGTTGGCTGCGGGACAAGTACGGCCTCTCGTGGCAGGTGGTGCCCAAACAGCTGATGACGCTCATGAGCGACGCGGATCAAAGCAAGTCGGCGCGGGTGATGCAGGCGCTGCGCAAGATGAAGAAGATCGTGATCGCGGAGCTCGAAGCCGCGCACGCAGGTTGATGCGGTCAAGCTCCGAAGGACGAGGTCAGCGACATGGACAAGGCAAAAGTCACGCTCCCGAGTGATCACGAAGTGAAGGTGACGCGGTCCTTCAAGGCGCCCCGGCAGCTGGTGTATCGGGCCTGGACCACTCCGGCTCTCGTGCAGCGCTGGTTGCTCGGTCCGCCGGGCTGGACCATGCCGGTGTGTGAGATGGACGTGCGGGTTGGCGGCAAGTTCCGCTGGCGTTGGCGCAGCGACTCCGACGGCAGCGAATTCGGCTTCACCGGTGAGTTCCTCGAGGTCGAGGCACCCGCGCGGCTCGTCCACACCGAGGCCTATGACCCGGGCAGTGTCGGAGGAAACATGGGCGGTGAGGCGCGCGTCGAGGTGGAGTTCACCGAACAAGGCGGCATCACGACCCACACGACGCTCATCGTCTACCAGTCGAAAGCGGACCGCGATGCGGCGGTCGGGACGGGCATGACCGATGGCATGGAAATGAGCTACGCCGGCCTCGACGCGCTGCTCGTCGAGCTCTCGTGAACGGGTGACGCCACCGAGCGCGAGCAGCGACCCGGGAGCAGCGGATCTCGGTAGTGGAGGCCCGGACGCTTGGCGCGCCACGTGCGCCGCGGTCGCGACCAGTGGTGCCTGCCTGCACTCGCCGCCGTGCACCGCACCGGGCCGGAGCGGCCGCGTTCTCCAGCTGACGGTCCCTCAGCGCACGTACCCGACCAAGCTCTCCTCTTTCACGTTTGGCAACGCCGGACACGTAACGTCGAGCCAGTGGAAGTGGCGCTGCGCAGAGGTGTTGTAACAGCGTCGCAGGGGGCGGGCCGCGTGGCTGCTCGGGCTTTTGGCCACGTAGCCGAGCGGACCGACGACCGTCGTGCCTTCGCAGCTGGGGTCGAGGGAAAAGAAGTTGGACACACCGGTGAAACACCGCGTGAGCAGCGCGCGCTCGGGACCCGCGCTGGCAAAGAGCTCGAAGGGAACGTCGGCGTTTGTCATCGGGCCACCGCCGCAGAGCTGTGGGTTGCCGAGCAAGGGAGTGCAGACCTCTTCCCACGCCCCGGTCGCGACCAGAGTATCCCGCTCGTTCGTGCCGGTGCTGAGCACATGCTGAGTCGTCATGCCGTTGGACGGATCTTTCTCGCGCAAGCTCCGGATCAACACCAGCTCGGGGTCCATGGCGCAGCAACTCTCGCCGCTGGTTCCGGCCACGCTGCAGCTTCCTTGCCGATAGACTCGGAGGCAGGAGCGCATCAGCTGATAGTAGAAGTCCCCGTATTCGACGCTGGGCTCGATGTCGCGGACGTACTCCGCGCCGTACGGATCGACCCAGAGTGAGACGCCGCTCGAGTCGTACACGCCCATGCTCTTGCGCAGGTTTCCCATCGTGGCGGGGTGAGGGTTGGGTTGCGGCTGGGCGATCAGCTCGTTCCAGCTGTTGATGAGCAGGTAGTCGGGGGCGGCCTGAAACGCGTGGGCGAACTGCCGCTTCAGGGTCACGCCCCCGCGCTTGCCGGCGGCGTGAAATGGCAGACTCGCGTACGAGAGCTGGTAGCTCGAGCTCACCGACAGCACGGAGCCGATGGGGGTCTGTTTGGCGAAACCCTGATCGCACGCCGCTTGAGGCTCCACGATGGTGGTCCAGCTCCCGGCTACCTCGCAGGGCTGCATCCAGGACGCGACCCCAGAGTCCAGCTTCTGTTTGAGAGCAACCCCCACATCCGCACTGCAACCACGTCGTTCGCGCCGCCAGCGCCTTCGCTGTCTTGTTTGCCGGAGTCCGTCGTCAGCGTGTCCACCAAGAACACGACCTTCTTGCCGGTCTTCTGGTCGCGGAGCACGAGCTCGGCGTTCTGAGCCTCGTGATAGATGCGAGACACCTCCTCGTAGACCATGGGCCCGCTCTTGTCCGGCGCCGGCACCCAGGCGGCGATCTGCGGCGTCATGATGCCGGCAGCGCGCGCCGCCGCCCACTCCTCGAACAAGACCTCCAACGGGCGTACCCCGAGCACGTCGGCAAACGGAGACATGCCCTGCAAGTTGGTGAGGTCTACGTAGACGAAGTCGACGCCAGCCTGCCACAGCTGGGTGGCGTGGGTGCGCAAGACCTTCTCGAGGTTGGTGCCGTCAGCGACGTAGTTCGGCTCGGGGTAGGCGGCGTCACCGGGCCGTTTGCGGTAGATGTGATAGAAGCCGAGCTCGGGCTGAATGTGATAGCGAAACCCCGCCGCTTGTTCGGCGAGGGCCGGCGTCGGCAGGAGCACGTCGAAGCTCGGGTTGGGGCTCTTGATCACGTCCTCGACCGTGAGGCGCTGTGCGGCCGGGAGTTGCGCGATGGTGTCGGCGGCGAAGGCGTGCCAGGCCAGGTAGAAGATGCCAACCCGCCGCGCGGGGTAGGTGTGACAGATGTTACCGACACAAACGCCCGCGCAGCTCGCGTCGCAGGGCGGCCCATCGGTGGTGTCGACGCTCGCGTCGCTGACCGCGTCCGCACCGGCGTCTGCTGCGGACGTCCCACCGGTCGCCGATTGGTCGGCCTGAGCATCCGCGCCGGCGGACCCTCCGGTCCCGTGCGCGGGCGCACTGGAATCGGACTCGCCGCACGCGACGAACGCGCCAACGACGAGGCTCAAGGGGAACGCCCAACACCACGGGATGGAAGGGGCCACTGCCGTGAGCATATCCCGTGCTTACCTGAACCTGAACAAGGCCGGAGCAGTGAGCGACCCCTCCGCTCTACCGACCAAACTTTACTCGCGCAAGATCGAGTTGGCGCTCGAGTCCCAAGGATTTGACCCACTTTCCCACATACGCGTCATCGAGGGCGTCCCCTTGCACACGGAGGATACCGGCTGCGTCCTCGAGCTGCCGCTCCGACTCGGTGAGCTTCGCCCACTCGAGCTTGGCGATCAGAACGTCCTCCGCTGTAGCCACGGCAATCTCGGAGTCTCCGAGCCTGGCGACGGTCCTTCGCTCGAATTCCTCCCTACTGAACGGCCGCGACTTTCTGATGATGAAGTCGATCTTCCAGGCGCTGGCGAAGTCCA includes these proteins:
- a CDS encoding tryptophan 7-halogenase, whose product is MTPEVIVVGGGPAGATAAAILAREGLRVVLLEQEHFPRHHVGESLQPAVTDLLDDYLGLGPAIAAAGFARKYGATYVWGQSREPWSILFDERLSHDLPTLSEEKLLAGDYEHAWQVERSVFDELLLGEAIRRGVDVRQGVSVDAPLVEDGRTVGVKLASGESLRARFVVDASGQRCFLGRAFGLTTDVPDMRATATYAYYDGAGGVPGPLSRHVQLVVAIREGWVWFIPVSAERTSVGVVVRERARIDPARFRELVAEAELPLAGSRLVNQADGNDYFFAKDWSFAHKKLTGEGFIMVGDAACFVDPILSGGVDFAVRGAASAALAVLTALRDPGDAGGAFERYEARLREEYRAYLRLARYWYGNNRSVNGFFWEAHQEILADSVSTPLRAFVYLTSGQYAADQHYRIFQDAQERQIFHSLGVDKGALRAARKRADALARRALVEELTATVFPSGLPSRLEGVIELARVAGELESFKLNPVLCPKTGRHRIAASDLGENTADWVSRLDRAWPDAGLDEFFSGTPDAARRMVDTDGEHAVFYLDDLQERGERAPDGRVVMSRTLSTSGERTLLTRHTSLTGVRLPEESEPELGRMIACGVGGGFWAVRTQGDVPVGVVWISESRYRKNADDSAKIVDRLDAGPEWERLKQAAKSRGFCAYPDAIEITPTGLELTIGFVSLRG
- a CDS encoding FAD-dependent monooxygenase, which codes for MHSTLRVGVVGAGTAGTAAALFLARAGHEVTLFEAVPAPAAIGAGILLQPTGLSVLARLGLANAILARGARVDRLHAVTHSRRTVLDLSYGRAGADRFGLGLHRGVLFTELLAAARTEPRISVRCGVTIEAQRRDGDGCTLTDGEGGTHGPFDLVVVADGARSRLRSGHVGLRHAKEYPWGALWFIAEDPDESFRGVLFQVVERATTMLGFLPSGFGPEGRVPRVSLFWSVRAQEVETLRAAGLGAWKTRVAELEPRAEPVLAQIEHIEQLLYARYHDIAMRPWHDRGVVFLGDAAHATSPQLGQGANLALVDALVLSECVASHDTLDEGLAAYSRERRTHLAYYQWATRFLTPFFQSGSRTLAVLRDVFMGPLCRMPVLRGLMLRTLIGVERGPFRAALPLPPNALPPPV
- a CDS encoding winged helix-turn-helix transcriptional regulator — encoded protein: MNASERLDHTFAALADPTRRAILARLARGEASVNELLEPFDMSQPAISKHLKMLERAGLVSVGRDAQRRPRRIEAKPLADASAWLERYRDIWEANFERLDTLLAELQAKPVGRNRKKK
- a CDS encoding VOC family protein encodes the protein MQKITPFLWFDHGKLKEALEHYVSVFKDGRITALTPMFGSFEIMGQRFMALSGGPEFKFNEAVSFFISCDDQAEVDYYWERLTADGGAESQCGWLRDKYGLSWQVVPKQLMTLMSDADQSKSARVMQALRKMKKIVIAELEAAHAG
- a CDS encoding SRPBCC family protein encodes the protein MDKAKVTLPSDHEVKVTRSFKAPRQLVYRAWTTPALVQRWLLGPPGWTMPVCEMDVRVGGKFRWRWRSDSDGSEFGFTGEFLEVEAPARLVHTEAYDPGSVGGNMGGEARVEVEFTEQGGITTHTTLIVYQSKADRDAAVGTGMTDGMEMSYAGLDALLVELS